In Carya illinoinensis cultivar Pawnee chromosome 7, C.illinoinensisPawnee_v1, whole genome shotgun sequence, the following are encoded in one genomic region:
- the LOC122315699 gene encoding methyl-CpG-binding domain-containing protein 11-like produces the protein MISVGLVLSSEFLLCATLTYTPVSFFLQFCLKKGGTSRKNEIVFIAPTGEEINNKKQLEQFLKSHTGNPAILEFDWGIGEMPRRYAKISEKVVLMCCTEKEKPDWC, from the exons ATGATTTCAGTTGGTTTGGTGCTTAGTTCAGAATTCTTATTGTGTGCCACTTTGACTTACACCCCTGTTTCATTTTTCCTTCAGTTCTGCCTCAAGAAAGGAGGTACATCAAGGAAGAATGAGATTGTGTTCATTGCTCCTACTGGAGAGGAGATCAATAACAAAAAACAACTGGAGCAGTTCCTAAAATCACACACTGGTAATCCTGCAATATTAGAGTTTGATTGGGGTATTGGTGAGATGCCTAGGAGATATGCAAAAATCAGTGAAAAG GTGGTTTTGATGTGTTGTACAGAGAAGGAAAAGCCAGATTGGTGCTAA